One Mesoaciditoga lauensis cd-1655R = DSM 25116 genomic window, TGGAAGGATAGTTTACTCTTTAGGATATTACGTCATAGGAGCAATTATCGGCATTCACTTAAGGCCTCTCACCGCCATATTACTGAGTTTTGGTGAGGGTGCGCCCGGGATTATCATTCAATTTCTCTTAATACCAACCATTTATTACTCGGTTAAAAGGATGAGGTTAGAAAACCGTTGATAGAGATAGATGTAGTTGGCGGAATTTTCAGAGATCTTATTTTTTACGGCAACAGACATTCCAAGGATCTTCTTGAAATTCCTGGAGGTACTGGTTACAACGTTTTTGCCGGCCTTCGTGCACTAGGTGTTAATGTTTATTTTCATGCAAACATAGGAAAAGATTGGCCTTTCGAAAAAGATGATAGTTTTAATATTGTTGAAGATAAAAAAAGTGGCGTTTTCGTTTCTTTAAATGAAAATGAAGTACTCGCAGTCTATCGTGGAGCAAATCTCCATGCGAAAAATGAATCTCTTCGTTCCAAAATACTTTTCTCATCGTTAGAATGCGGAGGAAACACTTTTGAAAGATTTGCAAAAAGTATGAGATCTTCCAATGGCATCGTGCTCCTGGATCCAACTCCGGTTTTCGAATGGAAAGATGAATATATTGAACTTTGTGATTATCTTTTACCCAACGAAGAAGAATATAGCGCTATTTTCGGGAAAGATATTCCATCTGCAAGGGTTAAAATATTTGAAAAACTGGGAGAAAAAGGCGCAAAGTACATCGAAAAAAATGAAGAACATTCTATTCCCGCTTCACAAGGAGGCAAATTTTCGCTGGGATGTGGTGATGCTTTTGATACTGCCGTTTTGTACGGTTTGCTCAACAATAAAACACCCCTCGAAATTCTTAAAACGGCAATTGAAACTGGTACATCCGCTTCCTTTATTAAGGGAAGCTCTACCGCTGTTGTAGAAGCCATAGAGATCGTAAAACACTATTTTGAACTTTAAACTGGGCACATGTTGTAAGTGAGTTAATTTAACTTCTCACAACTTTCAGCATATTCTTCTTTTAATCCCTCGATTAGCTCTTTGACTGATACGATCTTGTTTACGCGGTAAGCATTTGCTCCCGCAAAAGTAAATCCATCGTCCAGTTTCCCTTCTTTGGCGTTTGTCAAGGCACGAGCTATACAGTAAGGAGAGGTCCTGAAATCACAAGTTTTCAAACACTTCCACGGGCATTTAAATGGCTTTCTTATTCCCTTTTCTACATCTTCTATAAATTTGTTTCTTATGGCCCTGCCTGGCAGTCCGACTGGGCTTTTTATTATCTCCAGGTCTTCCTTCTTGCATTTTAAGTACATTTCTTTGAATTTCTGGGAAGCATCACACTCGTAAGTGGCAACAAATCTGGTTCCCATTTGAACACCTGCCGCACCCATTGAAATGTATTTACATATATCCGAACCATCAAATATGCCCCCGGCCGCTACAACTAGGATTTCTTTGTTGAATCTTTTTTCATACCCCTTAACGGTCTCGAGGATCGGAGGAAATATTTTCTCCAAAGCGTAGTTTGGATCGTCTATCTGTTCCTTCTTAAATCCCAAATGTCCACCAGCCATTGGCCCTTCTACAACCACTATGGAAGGAACGTTTCCATAATTTTTGGCCCAATAATCGAATATTATCTTTGTCGCACGCGCGGAGGAGACTATGGGAACCACCTTGGTGAAAGGTTCTTTTTCACCTTGGGGAATTACTTCTTCTGGAAGCTTCAAAGGAAGACCCGCCCCCAAAAAGACGAAGTTAACCTTTTCCTCTGCTGATATCTTTATAAGTTCATCCGCATCCGTTAAGGCCATCAGGACGTTCACACCTATAAGTCCATCGGTCATCTCTTTGGCTTTTCTTATTTCTTTTCTCAGAGCACGCCTGTTAGCACCCTTGAAATTTCTTTCAAAATCTTCTTCAAACATTCCTATACCTGCCGCCCCAATGACACCTATTCCTCCTTCATTGGCAACGGCCGACGCCAAACCTGACAAGGATACTCCCACACTCATTCCACCTTGAATTATCGGGATCTTCGCCGTAAATTCTCCGATCTTCAAAGAAGGCATTTGTCTTTTCACATTGCACCTCTCAGCATAAAATTAAAGCTCATAAAGCTTCACACTACAGTAGTTCAGTATTTTAAGCTTTCATCCAAACTTCCATCTGGTAACATCCAATCCGGATGATACTCCCCACTTTCTTCCATTTGATACCTTACACAGCTTTTCCAATCACCCATGCAGTAATTCTCTACCCATTTTTTGTCTATTTTCTC contains:
- a CDS encoding carbohydrate kinase family protein, encoding MIEIDVVGGIFRDLIFYGNRHSKDLLEIPGGTGYNVFAGLRALGVNVYFHANIGKDWPFEKDDSFNIVEDKKSGVFVSLNENEVLAVYRGANLHAKNESLRSKILFSSLECGGNTFERFAKSMRSSNGIVLLDPTPVFEWKDEYIELCDYLLPNEEEYSAIFGKDIPSARVKIFEKLGEKGAKYIEKNEEHSIPASQGGKFSLGCGDAFDTAVLYGLLNNKTPLEILKTAIETGTSASFIKGSSTAVVEAIEIVKHYFEL
- a CDS encoding nitronate monooxygenase; amino-acid sequence: MPSLKIGEFTAKIPIIQGGMSVGVSLSGLASAVANEGGIGVIGAAGIGMFEEDFERNFKGANRRALRKEIRKAKEMTDGLIGVNVLMALTDADELIKISAEEKVNFVFLGAGLPLKLPEEVIPQGEKEPFTKVVPIVSSARATKIIFDYWAKNYGNVPSIVVVEGPMAGGHLGFKKEQIDDPNYALEKIFPPILETVKGYEKRFNKEILVVAAGGIFDGSDICKYISMGAAGVQMGTRFVATYECDASQKFKEMYLKCKKEDLEIIKSPVGLPGRAIRNKFIEDVEKGIRKPFKCPWKCLKTCDFRTSPYCIARALTNAKEGKLDDGFTFAGANAYRVNKIVSVKELIEGLKEEYAESCEKLN